In a single window of the Candidatus Poribacteria bacterium genome:
- a CDS encoding DUF2090 domain-containing protein produces MNDISSGKLRGIMKLADANGRFKMMAIDQRGSMVEALAGALNKDKVDVQYEDVAALKTLITRILSPNSTAVLTDPIYGHPYSITQIPRNVALLLAYEESGYVSEGVGENERLSNPIANWSIAKAQRAGADAIKLLAYYHPDASAETLKHQQAFVRHVGDECEKQDLPFLLELVSYALEGTTKSVAFAKQKPDLVVRSVAEFTDPSYKVDILKLEFPADLKYTADYQDASFYAGDSAYELAEVKEICQKLDETSTLPWVILSAGVDIEEFIENVDLATGAGASGFLCGRAIWKDAVQYYPDTGAVQQFLENEATTNFKNANAAAENALPWFEHRQFGGVENVQVAKQSATWYQDY; encoded by the coding sequence ATGAACGATATTTCCTCTGGTAAGTTGCGGGGTATCATGAAACTCGCCGATGCAAATGGCCGCTTTAAAATGATGGCGATCGACCAGCGCGGGTCCATGGTAGAGGCACTCGCAGGAGCACTGAATAAAGACAAAGTTGATGTCCAATACGAAGATGTCGCTGCCCTGAAAACTCTGATTACTCGAATCCTTTCTCCAAATTCAACAGCCGTTCTGACCGACCCAATTTACGGGCATCCCTATTCTATTACCCAAATTCCACGGAATGTCGCACTGCTGTTAGCCTATGAAGAATCGGGCTATGTCAGTGAAGGGGTGGGTGAGAACGAACGTCTCTCCAATCCGATCGCGAACTGGAGCATTGCCAAGGCACAGCGTGCCGGCGCAGATGCCATTAAACTTCTCGCCTATTACCATCCTGATGCTTCCGCAGAAACACTTAAACACCAGCAAGCCTTTGTGCGTCATGTTGGGGACGAGTGCGAAAAACAGGATTTGCCGTTTTTGTTGGAGTTAGTGAGTTATGCCCTTGAAGGGACAACGAAGAGCGTCGCCTTCGCAAAACAGAAACCTGACCTTGTGGTGCGGAGTGTCGCCGAGTTCACGGATCCAAGTTACAAAGTTGACATTCTGAAATTAGAATTCCCTGCCGATTTGAAATACACTGCAGATTATCAAGATGCCAGTTTTTATGCAGGCGACTCGGCGTATGAGCTCGCTGAGGTGAAGGAAATCTGCCAGAAATTAGACGAGACCTCGACACTGCCGTGGGTAATTTTGAGTGCCGGTGTGGATATTGAGGAGTTCATTGAGAACGTTGACCTCGCCACCGGGGCGGGTGCGAGTGGCTTCCTCTGTGGAAGGGCTATCTGGAAAGATGCTGTCCAATACTATCCTGACACTGGGGCAGTTCAGCAGTTCTTAGAGAATGAGGCGACAACGAACTTTAAGAACGCAAACGCCGCCGCAGAAAACGCATTGCCGTGGTTCGAACATCGCCAATTTGGGGGTGTAGAAAACGTTCAGGTTGCCAAGCAATCCGCAACGTGGTATCAAGATTATTAA
- a CDS encoding YjgP/YjgQ family permease, with protein sequence MRILARYILKEFFPPFIIALICFTLILIFDDLFRLTKLFVQKGISPVYLVELLIYVMPATVVLSLPMAALVAILLSLGRLSTDNEIIAMKAHGVAFHHLMLPLLGMTALLSIVDLGLMDYALPKANLAYATLKRDIQRHNPTFVLEEATVMKELEREGKLWMYESTDAKSGRMQDVKIWDGIWTGRPRFSHAQEGSLGFENGRAMLTLYDGLTYEPTTGEADGYRITKFQQQQLALQLTEDLERGVLQNQTPRSMRIVQLKAFINTLEATVQTSQNPEYTRNRLRFAEVEYHKKFSIPFACLAFGLMGVPLGLMVKQSGKMIGFGVGLAVILVYYLLLQVGQSAGLNGTVSPVLAMWLPNIAIGVFGIFLSIRMIGEGTLRTWRDRNSELPLSEARPHDERDRVTSDAMTYPQGKIKN encoded by the coding sequence ATGAGAATATTAGCGCGGTATATACTTAAAGAATTTTTTCCACCGTTCATAATAGCACTTATCTGTTTTACCCTTATCCTCATCTTCGATGATCTTTTTCGGTTGACGAAGCTTTTTGTCCAGAAAGGGATAAGCCCAGTTTACCTCGTCGAATTGCTCATCTATGTGATGCCAGCGACGGTCGTGTTATCGCTGCCGATGGCGGCTTTGGTGGCAATTTTACTCTCTCTCGGTAGACTCTCTACCGATAATGAGATTATCGCCATGAAAGCGCACGGTGTCGCTTTCCATCATCTGATGCTCCCCCTTTTAGGGATGACAGCCCTGCTCAGCATCGTTGATCTTGGATTGATGGATTACGCACTCCCTAAGGCGAATCTCGCTTACGCCACTCTCAAACGCGACATCCAAAGACACAACCCCACGTTCGTTTTGGAAGAAGCCACCGTTATGAAAGAATTGGAGAGAGAAGGCAAGCTGTGGATGTATGAATCCACGGATGCCAAGAGCGGACGCATGCAGGATGTCAAAATATGGGACGGTATCTGGACGGGGCGTCCGCGATTCAGCCACGCCCAAGAAGGGAGCCTCGGTTTTGAAAATGGCAGAGCCATGCTCACGCTTTACGATGGACTCACTTATGAACCCACAACGGGTGAGGCGGATGGATATCGGATAACAAAGTTCCAACAGCAACAACTTGCCCTGCAGTTGACCGAGGATCTCGAGCGCGGGGTGCTTCAGAACCAAACACCACGGTCAATGCGTATCGTCCAACTTAAGGCGTTCATCAATACCTTGGAAGCCACTGTCCAAACCAGCCAAAATCCTGAATACACTCGGAATAGACTCCGTTTCGCGGAGGTTGAATATCACAAAAAATTTTCTATTCCGTTCGCGTGTTTGGCGTTCGGGTTGATGGGCGTGCCGCTTGGGTTGATGGTAAAACAGAGCGGCAAGATGATTGGATTTGGTGTCGGTTTAGCTGTGATCTTAGTTTACTACTTACTGCTTCAAGTCGGTCAAAGTGCAGGGTTGAACGGCACGGTATCTCCTGTTCTTGCCATGTGGCTTCCCAATATAGCAATTGGTGTGTTCGGTATTTTTCTCAGTATCCGGATGATAGGGGAAGGGACGCTGCGGACGTGGCGCGACCGAAACAGTGAACTGCCCCTTTCGGAAGCGCGCCCTCACGATGAGCGAGATCGTGTGACTTCCGATGCCATGACGTATCCGCAAGGTAAAATTAAAAATTGA
- a CDS encoding fibronectin type III domain-containing protein: MSSDCYAGVFAPAPPPSRTESLVTVYFCWCITHIHEPLDQGTASRTVTVRPLIDAPGSPGTLNVKRVEDTAILTWGPPSDAEGTLIARYEYSQDGGSTWKSTGSTRTTYTVTGLEAGETYTFLVRAVYVGGGTSRIISHPSNTSNAAVLSIPKPKRRVIQDCPVGWVRSDGFAGRTRRVLLYEVKLQMDFQNRTSIYKPDWVAIYVHPDEKLENLEGWKLQVAVPYNRHRDYLLTAENSVVVDAGFVEGGFAFIANPEENPFPMTGIGFAGSPAPGFDYRLYDDTGRRVDFGISCYKRFDVFQVLKDLEDPRVLRNVSLKDVDWNASWFIRSEWTLPIPVNAPGAPSLQGVNLVGKWADLKKK, from the coding sequence ATCAGCAGTGATTGCTATGCTGGAGTCTTCGCGCCCGCGCCGCCTCCGTCTCGCACGGAGTCTCTCGTCACGGTTTATTTTTGTTGGTGTATTACTCATATTCATGAGCCTCTTGATCAAGGAACCGCTTCTCGGACGGTAACTGTCCGACCTTTGATAGACGCACCAGGGTCTCCGGGAACTCTTAACGTCAAAAGAGTGGAGGACACGGCTATTCTAACATGGGGTCCTCCAAGTGACGCCGAAGGAACTCTTATCGCCAGATATGAGTATTCTCAGGATGGCGGATCGACGTGGAAATCTACAGGGAGCACCCGCACAACATATACCGTAACAGGACTCGAAGCCGGAGAAACCTATACCTTCCTCGTCAGAGCCGTTTACGTAGGTGGAGGAACTTCACGCATTATCTCACACCCAAGTAACACCTCTAACGCAGCAGTCCTCAGCATACCGAAACCGAAACGGCGGGTTATACAGGACTGTCCTGTCGGATGGGTGAGATCCGACGGGTTCGCTGGACGCACCCGACGCGTCCTCCTCTATGAAGTCAAGCTACAAATGGATTTCCAGAACCGTACCTCTATCTATAAACCTGACTGGGTCGCTATCTATGTACATCCAGACGAAAAACTTGAGAACTTGGAGGGATGGAAACTCCAAGTCGCAGTTCCGTATAATCGTCATAGAGACTATCTGCTCACGGCAGAGAACTCCGTCGTTGTCGATGCTGGATTTGTAGAAGGTGGCTTTGCGTTCATAGCAAACCCAGAGGAGAATCCCTTCCCAATGACAGGTATCGGCTTTGCGGGGTCCCCTGCCCCCGGTTTTGATTATCGTCTCTATGATGACACAGGGAGGCGTGTAGACTTTGGGATCTCCTGCTACAAGCGATTTGACGTCTTTCAAGTGCTCAAGGATCTGGAGGATCCGAGAGTGTTGAGGAATGTATCTCTGAAAGATGTTGACTGGAATGCGTCTTGGTTTATCAGGAGTGAATGGACGCTTCCGATTCCGGTGAATGCGCCGGGGGCTCCCTCCTTACAGGGCGTCAACTTAGTTGGGAAGTGGGCGGATCTGAAAAAAAAATAA
- a CDS encoding YjgP/YjgQ family permease: MNILDRYLLREYLKAFFVGLLFFIALIIIVRLLDKDIKKFDDDVAYMTAVKIVLFQAPRRIMEVVPVAAFVAIFFVLGRMVQSNEFTAMKAGGLSVYRLLAPVLIITLVICGLFALFYNRVASPAFHEAHLLQNKVRPHRGRNIVFKGKGDRIFYSQRIALDDRKIQQLTIYEYDTDGELDRVTFAKSAAWTPAEWQLTDGYIRHFEGGIEVGYEAFDSYAIERNEDPVRFIGSEKDPRAMTIEELRQQITYKQEAGQISRKEQVKLYHKTAYPFAAVVVVMLGAPVAIRFGRAGFFAGLVIAFFLSFIYWALSFAVLEGLSENGKLHPFLACWGANILYAIVGGIMIWRTPK; this comes from the coding sequence TTGAATATTTTAGATCGGTACCTGCTTCGTGAATACCTGAAAGCCTTTTTTGTAGGGCTTTTGTTTTTTATTGCCCTGATTATTATCGTGCGTTTGCTGGATAAGGACATCAAGAAGTTTGACGATGATGTCGCTTATATGACGGCTGTTAAAATCGTTCTCTTCCAAGCACCGCGTCGGATTATGGAGGTAGTGCCTGTCGCCGCATTTGTGGCTATCTTTTTTGTGCTGGGGAGGATGGTCCAAAGCAACGAATTCACCGCTATGAAGGCGGGCGGTCTCAGTGTTTACCGGCTCCTCGCGCCTGTTTTGATTATTACACTCGTTATTTGTGGACTCTTCGCGCTTTTTTATAACCGGGTCGCCTCACCTGCCTTTCATGAAGCACATCTCTTACAAAATAAGGTGAGACCGCATCGCGGCAGGAACATCGTCTTCAAAGGCAAAGGCGACCGTATCTTTTACTCACAACGGATTGCCTTGGATGATCGCAAAATTCAACAACTCACTATCTATGAATACGATACGGATGGCGAACTTGATCGCGTAACCTTTGCAAAGTCAGCCGCGTGGACACCTGCCGAGTGGCAGTTAACGGATGGATACATTCGCCACTTTGAAGGAGGGATTGAGGTGGGGTATGAAGCTTTCGATAGCTATGCGATTGAGCGAAACGAGGATCCTGTCCGTTTTATCGGCAGTGAAAAGGATCCCAGGGCGATGACAATCGAAGAACTCCGCCAACAGATTACCTATAAACAGGAAGCCGGACAGATTTCGCGCAAGGAACAGGTAAAGTTGTATCACAAAACAGCGTATCCGTTCGCCGCTGTCGTTGTTGTTATGCTTGGCGCGCCTGTCGCTATCCGTTTTGGTAGAGCAGGTTTCTTCGCCGGTTTGGTGATCGCCTTCTTTCTCTCTTTTATCTATTGGGCACTCTCCTTCGCAGTACTTGAGGGATTAAGTGAAAATGGCAAACTTCATCCATTTCTCGCGTGTTGGGGGGCGAATATCCTATACGCTATCGTTGGGGGGATCATGATCTGGCGTACACCGAAATAA
- a CDS encoding polyprenyl synthetase family protein: MQKTGQDPSPTKHLVTTYLSDVKSKVDACIFDFLPTTHKHPDVHQLYQMMLDYPRRAAKGLRPALCMLMCEAFGGDTQRAVNTAASLELLQNWLLIHDDIEDGSELRRGEPCLHQKHGVPMAINVGDALHCKMWEMLHRNTEILGHQLAFRILSEFIQLSNQVVEGQHIELSWVNDNRWNLDEDDYLTMCVQKTAWYTCITPCRVGAIIGGASETEIDGFVELGKELGVAFQIQDDVLNLIGDVGRYGKEIAGDISEGKRTLVLIHLINACNSAEAQQVIDIMARPRDEKTEAEVESVLHLMQKYKSITYAQQRSQALLQEAAGRFKNNFAHLPNGRAKQLFFSLIRFFVEREY; the protein is encoded by the coding sequence ATGCAGAAAACTGGACAAGACCCCTCACCCACAAAGCATCTTGTCACAACATACCTCAGCGATGTCAAAAGTAAGGTTGACGCCTGTATTTTTGATTTTCTCCCGACTACCCACAAGCACCCGGATGTCCATCAGTTGTACCAGATGATGTTAGACTACCCACGCCGCGCCGCGAAGGGGTTGCGTCCCGCGCTCTGTATGCTCATGTGCGAGGCGTTCGGCGGAGATACACAGCGCGCCGTTAACACCGCTGCCTCACTTGAACTCCTCCAGAATTGGCTCCTGATTCACGACGATATTGAAGACGGGTCCGAACTCCGCAGAGGCGAACCCTGTTTGCATCAAAAGCATGGGGTGCCAATGGCTATCAACGTTGGGGATGCCCTTCACTGCAAGATGTGGGAGATGCTTCACCGAAACACTGAGATTCTCGGACATCAACTCGCCTTTCGCATTTTATCTGAATTCATACAGCTCAGCAACCAAGTCGTTGAAGGACAGCACATTGAATTGAGTTGGGTGAACGATAACCGTTGGAATCTCGATGAAGATGACTACTTAACGATGTGCGTCCAGAAAACCGCATGGTATACCTGTATCACACCCTGTCGCGTTGGGGCGATCATCGGGGGCGCGAGTGAAACAGAAATAGATGGATTCGTAGAACTCGGTAAAGAACTCGGCGTCGCCTTCCAAATTCAGGACGATGTTTTGAACCTGATCGGTGATGTCGGCAGGTACGGAAAAGAGATTGCGGGAGACATTAGCGAAGGTAAACGGACCCTCGTGCTTATTCATCTTATCAATGCTTGCAATTCGGCTGAAGCCCAGCAGGTGATTGACATCATGGCACGTCCCCGTGATGAGAAAACCGAGGCGGAGGTCGAGAGCGTCCTCCACTTAATGCAAAAATATAAATCCATTACCTATGCCCAACAGCGGTCGCAGGCACTCTTGCAGGAAGCCGCTGGGCGGTTTAAAAACAATTTCGCCCATCTCCCTAATGGACGGGCAAAGCAACTGTTTTTCTCTTTGATCCGTTTTTTCGTTGAACGTGAATACTAA
- a CDS encoding isoprenylcysteine carboxylmethyltransferase family protein: MTARKIKNIGNLFFKIRSFTPIPFILALLYFAEPVWYTVVMGVLFIAVGELLRIWAVGYAGASTRARTLGAARDLVTTGPYAYVRNPLYLGNFLLSLGVCLVANVYWLVAVLVIGYFLQYLPIIAVEEAYLLESCGPVYQAYRERVPRFFPQFRSYPEPSPHDFSWTRAIKSEKRTLTAIICVIGLIFARQTVGLL, encoded by the coding sequence ATGACCGCAAGGAAAATTAAAAATATTGGCAACCTCTTCTTCAAAATCCGAAGTTTCACACCTATTCCCTTTATCCTCGCGCTCCTCTATTTTGCTGAACCTGTGTGGTACACAGTCGTAATGGGTGTGCTGTTCATTGCTGTGGGTGAGTTGCTCAGGATATGGGCAGTAGGCTATGCAGGAGCCTCTACCCGTGCTAGAACCCTGGGGGCTGCCCGCGATCTTGTCACAACCGGTCCCTATGCGTATGTCCGTAACCCCCTGTATCTCGGTAATTTCTTACTCAGCCTCGGTGTCTGCCTTGTCGCGAATGTCTATTGGCTTGTCGCCGTGCTTGTTATCGGTTATTTCCTCCAATACCTCCCGATTATTGCCGTAGAGGAAGCGTATTTGCTGGAGTCCTGTGGTCCCGTCTATCAGGCATATCGAGAACGCGTGCCACGCTTTTTTCCCCAGTTCCGTTCCTATCCCGAACCCTCTCCCCACGATTTCTCTTGGACACGCGCCATCAAAAGCGAAAAGCGGACTTTAACAGCGATTATCTGCGTCATAGGATTGATTTTCGCGAGACAAACCGTTGGGCTATTGTAG